In a single window of the Heliangelus exortis chromosome 1, bHelExo1.hap1, whole genome shotgun sequence genome:
- the COX17 gene encoding cytochrome c oxidase copper chaperone, which produces MSTVAAASCDGKGAGEAREEKKPLRPCCACPETRKARDACIFEKGEENCEHLIEAHKECLRALGFKI; this is translated from the exons ATGTCGACGGTGGCTGCCGCCAGCTGTGACGGGAAGGGCGCGGGGGAGGCGCGGGAAGAGAAGAAGCCGCTGAGGCCCTGCTGCGCCTGCCCTGAGACACGGAAAGCGCGGGACGCCTG catctttgagaagggggaagaaaattGTGAGCACCTAATTGAAGCTCACAAGGAGTGTTTGAGAGCTCTGGGCTTCAAGATATGA
- the POPDC2 gene encoding popeye domain-containing protein 2 isoform X2: MSTSSLPWDQAIFQPPVCHAWKEVMEEAAYHLASCIVLLGYMGGSGIFGYLYIFGLLAPGYLCYALWGWLNACGLDIFIWNMLLVLLCLLQLAHLVYQLRRNTILEEFDLLYKTMYLPLQVPLKVFKEIVKCCEEQVQSLPRDQNYAVEGKTPIDRLSLLLSGRVRVSQDGQFLHYIFPYQFLDSPEWESLRPSEEGTFQVTLTAETDCSFITWPRKKLYLLLRKDRYIARLFSSHLGYDISEKLYSLNEKLFAKFGLRFDIRLPSLYHVLGPASSEGEPEDCEEPPPASPIQAAASEPPPQPPPPPPPAPRTRSSRPDSDLLASGNHLRNSPRPLCKGRAPLAPTQTPEL, encoded by the exons atGAGCACAAGCAGTCTTCCTTGGGACCAGGCTATTTTCCAGCCTCCGGTGTGCCATGCCTGGAAGGAGGTTATGGAGGAAGCAGCCTATCATCTGGCCAGCTGCATCGTCCTCCTGGGTTACATGGGGGGAAGTGGCATCTTTGGGTACCTCTATATCTTTGGCCTCCTGGCCCCGGGCTACTTGTGCTATGCTCTGTGGGGCTGGCTGAATGCCTGTGGGCTGGATATCTTCATCTGGAACATGCTGCTTGTCCTCCTCTGCTTGCTTCAGCTGGCTCACCTGGTTTACCAGCTGCGCAGAAACACCATCCTGGAAGAGTTTGACCTTCTCTACAAGACCATGTACCTGCCCTTGCAGGTGCCCCTGAAGGTCTTTAAAGAAATTGTGAAGTGCTGTGAAGAGCAAGTCCAGTCACTACCCAGAGACCAGAATTACGCAGTGGAGGGCAAGACACCCATTGACCGCCTCTCCTTGCTGCTGTCTGGCAG GGTCCGAGTGAGCCAGGATGGACAATTCCTTCACTACATCTTTCCGTACCAGTTCCTGGACTCTCCAGAATGGGAGTCACTGCGACCTTCTGAGGAAGGAACCTTCCAG GTCACACTGACAGCCGAGACTGACTGCAGCTTCATCACCTGGCCCAGGAAGAAGCTCTACCTCCTCCTGAGGAAGGACCGCTACATCGCTCGGCTCTTCTCCTCCCACCTGGGCTATGACATCTCTGAGAAGCTCTACTCCCTCAACGAGAAGCTCTTCGCCAAGTTCGGTCTCCGCTTCGACATCCGCCTGCCCAGCCTCTACCACGTCCTCGGGCCAGCATCCTCTGAGGGGGAGCCAGAGGACTGCGAGGAGCCACCACCTGCCTCCCCCAtccaggctgctgcctctgagCCCCCTCcgcagccaccaccaccacctccaccgGCTCCACGGACCCGGTCGTCCCGGCCTGACAGTGACCTGCTGG cttctgGAAACCACCTCCGGAATTCTCCCCGCCCTCTCTGCAAAGGACGAGCCCCTCTGGCTCCCACCCAGACCCCAGAACTCTAG
- the POPDC2 gene encoding popeye domain-containing protein 2 isoform X1 — MSTSSLPWDQAIFQPPVCHAWKEVMEEAAYHLASCIVLLGYMGGSGIFGYLYIFGLLAPGYLCYALWGWLNACGLDIFIWNMLLVLLCLLQLAHLVYQLRRNTILEEFDLLYKTMYLPLQVPLKVFKEIVKCCEEQVQSLPRDQNYAVEGKTPIDRLSLLLSGRVRVSQDGQFLHYIFPYQFLDSPEWESLRPSEEGTFQVTLTAETDCSFITWPRKKLYLLLRKDRYIARLFSSHLGYDISEKLYSLNEKLFAKFGLRFDIRLPSLYHVLGPASSEGEPEDCEEPPPASPIQAAASEPPPQPPPPPPPAPRTRSSRPDSDLLGEDSTSLVLEDFAELPGSFMDYVSEGEYMK, encoded by the exons atGAGCACAAGCAGTCTTCCTTGGGACCAGGCTATTTTCCAGCCTCCGGTGTGCCATGCCTGGAAGGAGGTTATGGAGGAAGCAGCCTATCATCTGGCCAGCTGCATCGTCCTCCTGGGTTACATGGGGGGAAGTGGCATCTTTGGGTACCTCTATATCTTTGGCCTCCTGGCCCCGGGCTACTTGTGCTATGCTCTGTGGGGCTGGCTGAATGCCTGTGGGCTGGATATCTTCATCTGGAACATGCTGCTTGTCCTCCTCTGCTTGCTTCAGCTGGCTCACCTGGTTTACCAGCTGCGCAGAAACACCATCCTGGAAGAGTTTGACCTTCTCTACAAGACCATGTACCTGCCCTTGCAGGTGCCCCTGAAGGTCTTTAAAGAAATTGTGAAGTGCTGTGAAGAGCAAGTCCAGTCACTACCCAGAGACCAGAATTACGCAGTGGAGGGCAAGACACCCATTGACCGCCTCTCCTTGCTGCTGTCTGGCAG GGTCCGAGTGAGCCAGGATGGACAATTCCTTCACTACATCTTTCCGTACCAGTTCCTGGACTCTCCAGAATGGGAGTCACTGCGACCTTCTGAGGAAGGAACCTTCCAG GTCACACTGACAGCCGAGACTGACTGCAGCTTCATCACCTGGCCCAGGAAGAAGCTCTACCTCCTCCTGAGGAAGGACCGCTACATCGCTCGGCTCTTCTCCTCCCACCTGGGCTATGACATCTCTGAGAAGCTCTACTCCCTCAACGAGAAGCTCTTCGCCAAGTTCGGTCTCCGCTTCGACATCCGCCTGCCCAGCCTCTACCACGTCCTCGGGCCAGCATCCTCTGAGGGGGAGCCAGAGGACTGCGAGGAGCCACCACCTGCCTCCCCCAtccaggctgctgcctctgagCCCCCTCcgcagccaccaccaccacctccaccgGCTCCACGGACCCGGTCGTCCCGGCCTGACAGTGACCTGCTGGGTGAGGACTCCACCAGTCTTGTCTTGGAAGATTTTGCTGAGTTGCCGGGGTCTTTTATGGACTATGTGAGCGAAGGGGAGTATATGAAGTAA